GAGAGGTTAGTGCCATCTGACTTCCCAAGGATTCTTGATAGCAAGACTATTTTACTTTCAGTTACGTCATCAACTTCAAAAACACCCGTAAATAATATTTTGGGTAattgaaaacatatttcacagtgatttagatggtacaatgattccctacactattcagtgcttgttttctcacatatACTGAAATTGAGCATGGAATTTCAGTAACCAGACATGACAAAGCGATTTCTACATTGGCCGCTTGCCCCCAGTCTGCCATTGTTCGTTGTGCTCGATGAGGAGATGACCACCTTTTAGTGACGTCGATGTAAGAGGGAGAGTGCAGTTTTCCCATCTGGCTTTTGTTGTCAATAGCAAGTCTGCATTTTTAGAATGCTATTTTGtgtgtgaaacactatcatttccactattactgcagatataatattatggacattttctgaatgacaatgcaaaaactctACATGTAGCTGTTTGAAATAGCATTATTCACTGAAATAGCACTCACGATCACATACTGAAATAGCATATTCACTGAAATAGCTACTATTCACTGAAATAGCACTATTCACTGGTGAAATAGCACAAGTCCTGAAATAGCAGCGTCCCTGAAATAGCACGCGTCCCTGAAATAGCACGCGTCCTAGAAGGATAGCACGCGTCCTGAAATAGCCTTATTCACTGAAATAGCATTATTCACTGAAATAGCACAAGTCCCGTGAATAGCATTTTCACTGAAATAGCATTATTCACTGAAATAGCACGCGTCACTGAAAAAATAATCATTATTCACTGAATAGCACATGTAGCCAATTGACATAACTAAAATCCACAGCAGTAAAGACTGAGTTTCAAGCATGACACTATGTATTACTTTTAAGGCTAGGATTTTGCATCAACTCCAACAGTCAAGGTCAATGTACTTAGCCGATATTCTTCACACCAACAATTACTGATGCATAACTCTTTacatacacaaccacacataaTGCTACTGTAGATTCAAATGGGCCATAATATACACCTACTCCAGACAGATGAGTCAATGGGCCATATATACACCTACCTCCATTCAAATGGGCCATATATACACCTACCTCCAGACATATGAGTCAATGGGCCATATATACACCTACCTCCATTCAATGGGCCATATGTACCCTACTCCAGACAGATGAGTCAATGGGCATATATACACCTACCTCAGACAGATGAGTCAATGGGCCATATATACACCTACCTCCAGACAGATGAGTCAATGGCCATATATACACCTACCTCCATTCAATGGCCATATATACACCTACCTCCAGACAGTTGATATACAGACAATACAGTTCCTTCTTGTCTGATTCCTCCAAGATGTTGCTCTGTTCAACTGCTGTCAGGTGCTGCTGCAGGTAGTCTTTCACGTCATCAAAGCTTCAAACAAACATGAATTAATCAACACGTGAGGGCATTTGAAAAATGTTGATATACATGATTAcaagataatcatgaatgaaagAGTAGTCTAGCAGTACTAGTCACGTAATCACCTGTATTTGAGCAGGAGTTTGAGAAACAACGACCGAACTACTGGGTTTTTGTCCAGAGtcgtcaaagggagagagggccttggtcagaatcTGACGATGagctgaaagaggaagaggattgtgaggacaaccacacacacacaacaagacaaacacacagtgGCCCACACACCGCCCACACCCCCATCTCCCCCACTCACCACCTCTGATGATGGGCACAGAGTGGACCTCCACCATGAGGAAGGAGGCCGGTGGAGGATGATGGCACTGCAGGGGGAGAGTTGTCCTTGAAGCACACTGTTGAGAACCAGGTCTATGAAGAAGGCGTTGCACTGCTTCCTGAAGCGGGCTGTCTGGTTGATCAGAACTCTGTGTAATAACATGATTGAACACCGTGACCAACAAACAATGCAATGaacccacacatactgtatgttaataaTTAAATTCCGTTACAGTANNNNNNNNNNNNNNNNNNNNNNNNNNNNNNNNNNNNNNNNNNNNNNNNNNNNNNNNNNNNNNNNNNNNNNNNNNNNNNNNNNNNNNNNNNNNNNNNNNNNNNNNNNNNNNNNNNNNNNNNNNNNNNNNNNNNNNNNNNNNNNNNNNNNNNNNNNNNNNNNNNNNNNNNNNNNNNNNNNNNNNNNNNNNNNNNNNNNNNNNNNNNNNNNNNNNNNNNNNNNNNNNNNNNNNNNNNNNNNNNNNNNNNNNNNNNNNNNNNNNNNNNNNNNNNNNNNNNNNNNNNNNNNNNNNNNNNNNNNNNNNNNNNNNNNNNNNNNNNNNNNNNNNNNNNNNNNNNNNNNNNNNNNNNNNNNNNNNNNNNNNNNNNNNNNNNNNNNNNNNNNNNNNNNNNNNNNNNNNNNNNNNNNNNNNNNNNNNNNNNNNNNNNNNNNNNNNNNNNNNNNNNNNNNNNNNNNNNNNNNNNNNNNNNNNNNNNNNNNNNNNNNNNNNNNNNNNNNNNNNNNNNNNNNNNNNNNNNNNNNNNNNNNNNNNNNNNNNNNNNNNNNNNNNNNNNNNNNNNNNNNNNNNNNNNNNNNNNNNNNNNNNNNNNNNNNNNNNNNNNNNNNNNNNNNNNNNNNNNNNNNNNNNNNNNNNNNNNNNNNNNNNNNNNNNNNNNNNNNNNNNNNNNNNNNNNNNNNNNNNNNNNNNNNNNNNNNNNNNNNNNNNNNNNNNNNNNNNNNNNNNNNNNNNNNNNNNNNNNNNNNNNNNNNNNNNNNNNNNNNNNNNNNNNNNNNNNNNNNNNNNNNNNNNNNNNNNNNNNNNNNNNNNNNNNNNNNNNNNNNNNNNNNNNNNNNNNNNNNNNNNNNNNNNNNNNNNNNNNNNNNNNNNNNNNNNNNNNNNNNNNNNNNNNNNNNNNNNNNNNNNNNNNNNNNNNNNNNNNNNNNNNNNNNNNNNNNNNNNNNNNNNNNNNNNNNNNNNNNNNNNNNNNNNNNNNNNNNNNNNNNNNNNNNNNNNNNNNNNNNNNNNNNNNNNNNNNNNNNNNNNNNNNNNNNNNNNNNNNNNNNNNNNNNNNNNNNNNNNNNNNNNNNNNNNNNNNNNNNNNNNNNNNNNNNNNNNNNNNNNNNNNNNNNNNNNNNNNNNNNNNNNNNNNNNNNNNNNNNNNNNNNNNNNNNNNNNNNNNNNNNNNNNNNNNNNNNNNNNNNNNNNNNNNNNNNNNNNNNNNNNNNNNNNNNNNNNNNNNNNNNNNNNNNNNNNNNNNNNNNNNNNNNNNNNNNNNNNNNNNNNNNNNNNNNNNNNNNNNNNNNNNNNNNNNNNNNNNNNNNNNNNNNNNNNNNNNNNNNNNNNNNNNNNNNNNNNNNNNNNNNNNNNNNNNNNNNNNNNNNNNNNNNNNNNNNNNNNNNNNNNNNNNNNNNNNNNNNNNNNNNNNNNNNNNNNNNNNNNNNNNNNNNNNNNNNNNNNNNNNNNNNNNNNNNNNNNNNNNNNNNNNNNNNNNNNNNNNNNNNNNNNNNNNNNNNNNNNNNNNNNNNNNNNNNNNNNNNNNNNNNNNNNNNNNNNNNNNNNNNNNNNNNNNNNNNNNNNNNNNNNNNNNNNNNNNNNNNNNNNNNNNNNNNNNNNNNNNNNNNNNNNNNNNNNNNNNNNNNNNNNNNNNNNNNNNNNNNNNNNNNNNNNNNNNNNNNNNNNNNNNNNNNNNNNNNNNNNNNNNNNNNNNNNNNNNNNNNNNNNNNNNNNNNNNNNNNNNNNNNNNNNNNNNNNNNNNNNNNNNNNNNNNNNNNNNNNNNNNNNNNNNNNNNNNNNNNNNNNNNNNNNNNNNNNNNNNNNNNNNNNNNNNNNNNNNNNNNNNNNNNNNNNNNNNNNNNNNNNNNNNNNNNNNNNNNNNNNNNNNNNNNNNNNNNNNNNNNNNNNNNNNNNNNNNNNNNNNNNNNNNNNNNNNNNNNNNNNNNNNNNNNNNNNNNNNNNNNNNNNNNNNNNNNNNNNNNNNNNNNNNNNNNNNNNNNNNNNNNNNNNNNNNNNNNNNNNNNNNNNNNNNNNNNNNNNNNNNNNNNNNNNNNNNNNNNNNNNNNNNNNNNNNNNNNNNNNNNNNNNNNNNNNNNNNNNNNNNNNNNNNNNNNNNNNNNNNNNNNNNNNNNNNNNNNNNNNNNNNNNNNNNNNNNNNNNNNNNNNNNNNNNNNNNNNNNNNNNNNNNNNNNNNNNNNNNNNNNNNNNNNNNNNNNNNNNNNNNNNNNNNNNNNNNNNNNNNNNNNNNNNNNNNNNNNNNNNNNNNNNNNNNNNNNNNNNNNNNNNNNNNNNNNNNNNNNNNNNNNNNNNNNNNNNNNNNNNNNNNNNNNNNNNNNNNNNNNNNNNNNNNNNNNNNNNNNNNNNNNNNNNNNNNNNNNNNNNNNNNNNNNNNNNNNNNNNNNNNNNNNNNNNNNNNNNNNNNNNNNNNNNNNNNNNNNNNNNNNNNNNNNNNNNNNNNNNNNNNNNNNNNNNNNNNNNNNNNNNNNNNNNNNNNNNNNNNNNNNNNNNNNNNNNNNNNNNNNNNNNNNNNNNNNNNNNNNNNNNNNNNNNNNNNNNNNNNNNNNNNNNNNNNNNNNNNNNNNNNNNNNNNNNNNNNNNNNNNNNNNNNNNNNNNNNNNNNNNNNNNNNNNNNNNNNNNNNNNNNNNNNNNNNNNNNNNNNNNNNNNNNNNNNNNNNNNNNNNNNNNNNNNNNNNNNNNNNNNNNNNNNNNNNNNNNNNNNNNNNNNNNNNNNNNNNNNNNNNNNNNNNNNNNNNNNNNNNNNNNNNNNNNNNNNNNNNNNNNNNNNNNNNNNNNNNNNNNNNNNNNNNNNNNNNNNNNNNNNNNNNNNNNNNNNNNNNNNNNNNNNNNNNNNNNNNNNNNNNNNNNNNNNNNNNNNNNNNNNNNNNNNNNNNNNNNNNNNNNNNNNNNNNNNNNNNNNNNNNNNNNNNNNNNNNNNNNNNNNNNNNNNNNNNNNNNNNNNNNNNNNNNNNNNNNNNNNNNNNNNNNNNNNNNNNNNNNNNNNNNNNNNNNNNNNNNNNNNNNNNNNNNNNNNNNNNNNNNNNNNNNNNNNNNNNNNNNNNNNNNNNNNNNNNNNNNNNNNNNNNNNNNNNNNNNNNNNNNNNNNNNNNNNNNNNNNNNNNNNNNNNNNNNNNNNNNNNNNNNNNNNNNNNNNNNNNNNNNNNNNNNNNNNNNNNNNNNNNNNNNNNNNNNNNNNNNNNNNNNNNNNNNNNNNNNNNNNNNNNNNNNNNNNNNNNNNNNNNNNNNNNNNNNNNNNNNNNNNNNNNNNNNNNNNNNNNNNNNNNNNNNNNNNNNNNNNNNNNNNNNNNNNNNNNNNNNNNNNNNNNNNNNNNNNNNNNNNNNNNNNNNNNNNNNNNNNNNNNNNNNNNNNNNNNNNNNNNNNNNNNNNNNNNNNNNNNNNNNNNNNNNNNNNNNNNNNNNNNNNNNNNNNNNNNNNNNNNNNNNNNNNNNNNNNNNNNNNNNNNNNNNNNNNNNNNNNNNNNNNNNNNNNNNNNNNNNNNNNNNNNNNNNNNNNNNNNNNNNNNNNNNNNNNNNNNNNNNNNNNNNNNNNNNNNNNNNNNNNNNNNNNNNNNNNNNNNNNNNNNNNNNNNNNNNNNNNNNNNNNNNNNNNNNNNNNNNNNNNNNNNNNNNNNNNNNNNNNNNNNNNNNNNNNNNNNNNNNNNNNNNNNNNNNNNNNNNNNNNNNNNNNNNNNNNNNNNNNNNNNNNNNNNNNNNNNNNNNNNNNNNNNNNNNNNNNNNNNNNNNNNNNNNNNNNNNNNNNNNNNNNNNNNNNNNNNNNNNNNNNNNNNNACTTATCTGAACAAGGCCAGGAAGCAGGTAAGACATGCTATTCTTCTGTGGAGGACATTTAcagccctgcacacacacacacacacacacacaccacacacacacacacacacacaccactgtttatCCCCCAATATCAAAATAATTTattggtaacaattaagtaccttactatgattgtttttaattaaaattggTCTGAGTGGGGATGGAAAAACTGAAacttgctgttattggcagagatttggaactctttcttatatggttctattaactaatttactgcatggtgacgtcaccatggaaggccaaaactccatcccaccaaaacaggctgaaaacaGCTCTCCACTAATAGGGTCATTCATCATTTTCAAAGTATTATTCCAACTCAGTgtggaaatcacacacagaaaaatcatgttttgactgcactggtTTAACACTTTAAAAACAGAATATCTGATAGAAGAGACATACAAAAATGAACAAGAACAATCAAATCACAAGCTTATGCAAAATGTTCTGCAGGTGTTTCAGTTATGAAGTAAAGTAGAACTACAACAATACCTCACAAGCGTTGTCCAATCCCTCGAGTTTGCCTTCCATCATTGCCTTGGCAACAGCATCTCGATCGTCTTGTAATCCTCTCACACACAAGATATTGGTCT
This portion of the Salvelinus sp. IW2-2015 unplaced genomic scaffold, ASM291031v2 Un_scaffold1203, whole genome shotgun sequence genome encodes:
- the LOC139024221 gene encoding E3 ubiquitin-protein ligase rnf213-alpha-like, which translates into the protein MFCPLCMQAVPDDFALRPSEDIRVLINQTARFRKQCNAFFIDLVLNSVLQGQLSPCSAIILHRPPSSWWRSTLCPSSEVLIVRF